A single genomic interval of Helianthus annuus cultivar XRQ/B chromosome 6, HanXRQr2.0-SUNRISE, whole genome shotgun sequence harbors:
- the LOC110865168 gene encoding protein terminal ear1: MEHTGRPFHPTLNPTAPEFRPSHPPPYTYYSYSHPHNFNIHRPPPVHVPVQSPVQAPPPLPPPSPTPTRTLLLSLVPHDVSESSVRRDLEVFGDVRAVQMDRVRDGLVTVHFYDLRQATEALHEIQEQHMQQQYRLRKHFDTLTLFSPENYAPTSYFYHANHCSFTTPPLPPPAPGLVAGRAVWAQFIFPVAAGFPGGHNQGTLVVFNLSSDVTPGTVKEIFEAFGCVKELRDTPLKKNQKFVEFYDTRDASKALVNINGKEINGNTVVVEFSRPGGYKTGPKHSRFRHISSVGSPPIIVPRKFPSESRPYRPPPPPSPLLKKIVKKQQPDQQGGCSWSKQRKGSRYTREKYDPRYLIRGDGVISESSVFDSRTTVMIKNIPNKYSQKLLLNMLDSHCIHCNEQINRDGSDSGVEEPLSSYDFVYLPIDFMNKCNVGYGFVNMTSPEATMRLYKAFHHQNWEVFNSKKICEVSYARLQGLDALKEHFKNSRFPCDAEEYMPVVFDPPRDGQRLTQTIPIVGRSIHTPSDHESECSLHSNTTVVEDVDSDDTAAGTSDSGGVDE; the protein is encoded by the exons ATGGAACACACCGGTCGTCCTTTCCACCCCACCTTAAACCCCACCGCCCCAGAATTCCGACCATCACACCCACCACCATACACGTACTATTCATACTCACACCCTCACAACTTCAACATTCACCGACCACCACCGGTTCATGTTCCAGTTCAGTCTCCGGTTCAGGCTCCTCCGCCGCTGCCACCACCATCCCCCACCCCAACTCGGACTCTACTACTAAGCTTAGTCCCGCATGACGTCAGCGAATCATCAGTCCGGCGAGACTTGGAGGTCTTTGGTGACGTCAGAGCCGTACAAATGGACCGGGTGAGAGACGGGTTAGTGACCGTACACTTTTACGATCTCCGGCAAGCGACGGAAGCGTTGCACGAGATTCAGGAACAACACATGCAACAACAGTATCGTTTACGGAAACACTTTGATACACTCACGTTGTTCTCACCGGAAAATTATGCTCCCACCTCGTATTTTTACCATGCTAACCACTGTTCTTTTACCACACCTCCACTCCCTCCGCCGGCCCCTGGCCTCGTCGCCGGCCGGGCTGTCTGGGCTCAGTTCATTTTCCCGGTCGCCGCCGGTTTTCCCGGCGGTCATAACCAAGGGACACTCGTTGTTTTCAACTTGAGCTCCGATGTCACCCCCGGAACCGTTAAAGAAATTTTTGAAGCTTTTG GATGTGTAAAGGAATTGAGAGATACTCCACTGAAAAAGAATCAGAAGTTTGTTGAGTTTTATGACACAAGAGATGCATCCAAGGCTCTTGTTAACATAAACGGCAAGGAAATTAACGGAAACACGGTGGTTGTCGAGTTTAGCCGGCCCGGAGGTTACAAAACCGGTCCTAAACACAGCAGATTTAGGCACATTAGCTCTGTCGGGTCACCCCCGATTATCGTTCCACGTAAATTCCCGTCGGAATCACGTCCTTATCGCCCTCCGCCACCACCATCGCCTTTGTTGAAGAAGATTGTGAAGAAACAACAACCCGACCAACAAGGCGGGTGCTCTTGGAGTAAGCAACGCAAGGGTTCGAGATATACGAGAGAGAAATATGATCCGAGGTATCTAATCAGGGGAGATGGGGTTATTTCTGAATCTAGTGTTTTTGATTCTCGAACTACGGTTATGATCAAGAACATTCCGAATAAATACAG CCAAAAACTGTTGCTAAACATGCTTGACAGTCATTGTATCCATTGCAACGAGCAGATAAATCGCGATGGTAGTGACAGCGGCGTAGAAGAGCCGCTATCTTCCTATGATTTCGTCTACCTCCCTATCGATTTCAT GAACAAGTGCAACGTGGGATACGGGTTCGTTAACATGACGTCACCCGAGGCAACAATGAGGCTTTACAAGGCGTTTCACCATCAAAATTGGGAGGTTTTCAACTCCAAAAAGATATGCGAAGTTTCATACGCTAGATTACAG GGACTTGACGCGTTGAAAGAGCACTTCAAGAACTCGAGGTTTCCATGTGATGCGGAGGAGTACATGCCCGTTGTATTCGACCCGCCTCGCGACGGACAAAGATTGACTCAAACCATACCCATAGTTGGACGGAGTATCCATACACCTTCGGATCATGAAAGTGAATGTAGTCTTCATAGTAACACGACAGTTGTAGAAGATGTGGATTCAGATGATACCGCCGCTGGCACCAGTGACAGCGGTGGTGTTGATGAAtga